In a genomic window of Oncorhynchus keta strain PuntledgeMale-10-30-2019 chromosome 28, Oket_V2, whole genome shotgun sequence:
- the LOC118360815 gene encoding microtubule-associated protein RP/EB family member 1-like isoform X2, translated as MAVNVYSTSVTGDNLSRHDMLSWINESVQMNYSKIEQLCSGAAYCQFMDMLFPGCIPLKKVKFQAKLETEFLHNFKLLQTSFKKIGVDKIIPVDKLIKGKFQDNFEFVQWFKKLFDANYDGKEYDPVSARQGQDTAPTPNPGQVAPKPRKPSTAPMRSTTTVTKPPPKSAGSALRRPGAAGDVEREELSQEVSSLKATVQDMEKERDFYFGKLRSIEVICQEVDGEADTTMQKIMDVLYATDEGFVIPDSDAEGEEPEEF; from the exons ATGGCTGTGAACGTTTACTCTACATCTGTGACCGGCGACAACCTTAGTCGCCATGATATGCTTTCTTGGATCAACGAGTCTGTACAGATGAACTACTCCAAGATTGAGCAGTTGTGCTCAG GTGCTGCTTACTGTCAGTTCATGGACATGCTTTTCCCTGGATGCATACCATTGAAGAAGGTTAAATTCCAGGCCAAACTAGAGACTGAGTTCCTCCACAACTTCAAACTTCTACAGACCAGTTTTAAGAAGATTGGGGTTGACAAG ATCATTCCTGTTGATAAATTGATAAAAGGCAAGTTCCAGGACAACTTTGAGTTTGTGCAGTGGTTCAAGAAATTATTTGATGCCAACTATGATGGGAAGGAGTATGACCCAGTCAGTGCTCGCCAAGGCCAGGACACTGCTCCTACTCCCAACCCAGGACAGGTCGCACCCAAGCCCAGGAAGCCCAGCACTG CTCCCATGAGGTCTACAACAACAGTGACCAAACCCCCGCCCAAGTCAGCAGGGAGTGCCTTGCGTAGGCCCGGAGCAGCAGGGGATGTGGAGAGGGAGGAGCTATCCCAAGAG GTCAGTTCCCTGAAAGCCACTGTCCAggacatggagaaagagagagacttttATTTTGGAAAGCTGAGGTCCATTGAGGTCATCTGCCAAGAAGTGGATGGAGAGGCAGATACAACTATGCAGAAGATTATGGATGTTCTATATGCCACTGAT GAGGGGTTTGTTATTCCTGATTCCGATGCTGAAGGAGAAGAACCAGAAGAGTTCTGA
- the LOC118360816 gene encoding DNA (cytosine-5)-methyltransferase 3A-like, with product MATNVDLDQTPDATAEKCSSFELLDWLNKTLDIKFTRVEHISSGSCYCQLMDWIFPGCIDLSTVKFQAQDTSDFLHNYNMLQAGFNKTGVTKTVPVEELINGKFQPNFIFLKWFKRFFQANLAGQVYNPVEARQGQDIQPAIFCLHSPQRLHLKGHNSASHSPSQSGVLETDTEEEALGKYQRKSIIYEDIWRETYSWVGASTLGEIYAYCSLCDLNLNIYHSGLFDLKRHSQSKKHCKLSLAASDGTLTPEPGKSSQGSCSDLQPCSELVFRFIQANCVSGPSAAEDQVSNRYGQYVLGLQYPEDIVSACQKTPYCIYMYGGVALGQTDMASVVLVGYFDVKEARHCIRLLDVLQPPDDDNAGEKTAAALVETLERFGLPAANLAALYSDGNGSASEPICSQLRELNTNMLVLSGLYGVADAACHAGVSELSTQAQELIVDIYSYYSSCSTKDDNLKELFSSISGTDGLTLPLTTCCLNFCMLVRKFLGMWTDLISHFSSCNEEDNIDNKAKLICTQLQDPKLRAIFMFLDQALEPLRVFQERLHHHEGSARADLVQILQDASGLLRSYASSFLRPQAVVLFLKERDAFLLKTTKFHLPGAELNVGGAVVEDFLCESSETGSEALQLLQEQALSFYTALTARVAEVLPLSDGVLRSMAQLLSPQGRLKVTGKAVGELGAKLGLCSSPEEISQLNKEFLEYQLAEEGEGDEGENRCDGGVQNDSAAPSLEQHWSTVLKASGSTTIFRKLVLTLLAMPCPPLEAQKVFTQAVENGDADQFADSVTESELDSIQKVDLTNDSTLSDNNSVNGLGRKKESRGRSRKIPSGVNYLNGTVKPCTVRLQKIINGPKNEEHTVFVEDDVIWTNTMEGNIRGIYGWESNLRQKPRARAVFQAGAGAGAWAKPQVLDNDSKNDQESEAVTPLKNENQTSTSNVFTPSRRAAKKGVDYQDGKGFPTGELVWGKVKSFSWWPGVVVLWKSNKTPPASMRRVEWFGDGMFSEICTEKLLCFAAFAKGFCKNSYASLPTYKDALYQVLELAGERCEKSFLAAGNKQEELKLMLDWAHSGFQPTGPDGFNPPAPADLKAESSDSALSDYQPPAKKKYVNKKRPSSGIQVYSRGAMLQEVMKGKKIEEFCLSCGTLHIHTFHPLFEGSLCQKCKDNFIETLYRYDKDGYQSYCTVCCAGQEVILCGNASCCRCFCKDCLNFLVGDGTFNQLKDVDPWSCFMCLPSQCNGSLKLRPDWSVRVQQFFVNNSALKFEPHRIYPSIPTHQRRPIRVLSLFDGIATGYLVLKDLGFIIKRYIASEICGDSIAVGMIKHQGQIEHINDVRTITRKHLAEWGPFDLLIGGSPYNDLACVNPARKGLFEGTGRLFFEYYRMLTMMRPREDDDRPFFWLFENVVAMSGHDKADICRFLECNPILIDAVKVSPAHRARYFWGNLPGMNRPLATSLDDKVNLQDCPELGRTAKYNKVRTITTKSNSIRQGKMGPLPVDFNGKEDSLWCTEMEKIFGFPKHYTDVNNMGQSQRQKVLGRSWSVPVIRHLFAPLKDYFACE from the exons ATGGCGACAAATGTGGACCTGGACCAGACCCCAGATGCCACTGCAGAGAAATGCAGCAGTTTTGAACTGCTGGACTGGCTCAATAAGACCCTGGACATCAAATTCACCCGGGTGGAGCACATAAGCTCAG GTTCCTGCTACTGCCAGCTGATGGACTGGATCTTCCCTGGGTGCATCGACCTCAGCACAGTGAAGTTTCAGGCCCAGGATACGTCAGACTTCCTCCACAACTACAATATGCTCCAAGCTGGCTTCAACAAGACTGGTGTCACCAAG ACTGTTCCAGTGGAGGAGCTGATAAACGGAAAGTTCCAGCCCAACTTCATATTCCTGAAGTGGTTCAAGAGGTTTTTCCAGGCTAACCTGGCAGGGCAGGTGTATAACCCTGTAGAGGCTCGCCAAGGCCAGGACATCCAGCCTGCCATATTCTGCTTACATTCTCCTCAGAGACTTCACCTCAAGGGCCACAATTCTGCCAGCCACAGTCCCAGTCAATCAG GGGTGTTGGAAACCGACACAGAGGAAGAAGCTTTAGGGAAGTATCAAAGGAAAAGTATTATTTATGAGGATATATGGAGGGAGACTTACTCCTGGGTGGGGGCCAGCACTCTGGGAGAGATCTATGCCTACTGCAGTCTGTGCGATCTTAACCTCAACATCTATCACTCAGGTCTGTTTGACCTGAAGCGTCATTCACAGTCCAAGAAGCACTGCAAGCTTTCCCTGGCTGCCAGTGATGGCACCCTAACGCCAGAGCCAGGGAAAAGCAGTCAGGGCAGCTGCAGTGACCTTCAACCCTGTAGTGAGTTGGTCTTTCGCTTCATTCAAGCCAACTGTGTCTCTGGTCCCTCCGCGGCTGAGGACCAAGTGTCTAACAGATACGGCCAGTATGTCCTGGGACTACAGTACCCAGAGGACATAGTGTCTGCCTGCCAAAAGACTCCTTACTGCATATACATGTACGGAGGAGTGGCGCTAGGGCAGACTGACATGGCTTCTGTAGTTCTAGTGGGGTATTTTGATGTAAAGGAAGCCAGGCACTGCATCAGGCTGTTGGATGTTCTGCAGCCTCCAGATGATGACAATGCTGGAGAGAAAACAGCTGCAGCTCTGGTGGAGACCTTGGAGAGGTTTGGGCTTCCTGCAGCTAACCTCGCTGCTCTCTACTCAGATGGTAATGGTTCTGCCTCAGAGCCAATATGCTCACAACTCAGGGAACTCAACACCAACATGTTGGTGCTAAGTGGGCTGTATGGAGTGGCTGATGCAGCCTGCCATGCTGGGGTGTCGGAGCTCTCCACTCAGGCCCAGGAGCTTATTGTGGATATCTACTCCTACTACTCCTCCTGCTCCACCAAGGATGACAACCTGAAGGAACTGTTTTCCAGCATTAGCGGTACTGATGGCCTCACCCTTCCCCTCACCACCTGCTGCCTTAACTTCTGCATGTTAGTCAGGAAGTTTTTGGGAATGTGGACCGATCTCATCTCCCACTTCAGCTCCTGTAATGAAGAGGATAACATAGATAATAAGGCTAAGCTGATCTGCACACAGCTGCAGGACCCCAAACTCAGGGCTATCTTCATGTTTCTGGACCAGGCCCTAGAGCCCCTCCGTGTCTTCCAGGAGCGACTGCATCACCATGAGGGCTCAGCCCGGGCTGACTTGGTGCAGATCCTACAGGATGCCAGCGGCCTCCTGCGCTCCTATGCCTCCAGTTTCCTCCGTCCTCAAGCCGTCGTGCTCTTCCTCAAGGAACGTGACGCCTTTCTCCTCAAGACCACAAAGTTCCACCTGCCAGGGGCAGAGCTGAATGTGggtggggctgtagtggaggacTTCCTGTGTGAGTCATCAGAGACAGGAAGTGAAGCACTGCAGTTATTACAGGAACAGGCTCTGTCCTTCTACACAGCGCTCACAGCCCGCGTGGCGGAGGTGCTGCCTCTTAGTGACGGTGTGTTGAGGAGCATGGCCCAGCTACTGAGCCCTCAGGGCAGGCTGAAAGTGACAGGGAAGGCTGTGGGAGAGCTGGGGGCCAAACTGGGGCTCTGCAGCTCACCCGAGGAAATCAGCCAGCTGAACAAGGAGTTCCTGGAATACCAGctggcagaggagggagagggggacgagGGAGAAAACAGATGTGATGGAGGGGTCCAGAATGACTCTGCAGCACCTTCGCTGGAGCAACATTGGAGCACTGTGCTGAAGGCTTCTGGGTCGACCACCATCTTCAGGAAACTTGTTTTGACCCTCTTAGCCATGCCCTGCCCCCCACTTGAAGCTCAGAAAGTCTTCACACAG GCTGTGGAGAATGGGGATGCTGACCAGTTCGctgacagtgtgacagagagtgAGCTGGACTCCATTCAGAAAGTAGACCTTACCAATGATAGCACTCTCTCAGACAACAACAGTGTCAACGGGCTTGGCAGGAAGAAGGAAAGTCGAGGTCGTTCCAGAAAGATTCCATCAG gggTGAATTACCTTAATGGGACAGTGAAGCCATGCACAGTGCGGCTGCAGAAGATAATCA ATGGACCAAAGAATGAGGAACATACTGTGTTCGTTGAGGATGATGTCATTTGGACAAATACTATGGAG GGCAACATTAGGGGCATTTATGGCTGGGAGAGCAACTTACGCCAGAAGCCACGGGCGAGAGCTGTATTTCAGGCTGGTGCCGGTGCTGGTGCCTGGGCCAAGCCACAGGTTCTTGACAACGACAGCAAAAATGACCAGGAGTCTGAGGCTGTGACG CCCCTGAAGAATGAGAATCAAACATCAACATCCAATGTGTTTACTCCGAGTCGCAGGGCAGCAAAGAAGGGCGTTGATTACCAG GATGGGAAGGGTTTCCCCACTGGAGAGCTGGTGTGGGGAAAGGTGAAGAGCTTCTCCTGGTGGCCTGGAGTGGTGGTGCTCTGGAAGTCCAACAAAACACCGCCTGCATCCATGCGCCGGGTAGAGTGGTTTGGAGACGGCATGTTTTCCGAG ATCTGTACAGAGAAGCTTCTGTGTTTTGCAGCTTTTGCAAAGGGCTTCTGCAAGAATTCCTATGCTAGTTTGCCCACCTACAAAGATGCCCTCTACCAGGTCCTTGAG TTGGCTGGTGAACGCTGTGAGAAGTCCTTTCTTGCAGCGGGGAATAAACAAGAGGAGCTTAAGTTGATGCTGGACTGGGCCCACAGTGGATTCCAGCCCACTGGACCAGATGGGTTCAACCCCCCAGCCCCTGCAG ATTTGAAGGCAGAATCTTCAGACTCAGCTCTGTCAGACTACCAACCCCCAGCTAAGAAGAAGTATGTGAATAAGAAGAGACCATCCTCTGGGATTCAGGtctacagcagag GGGCAATGCTACAAGAGGTTATGAAAGGCAAGAAAATTGAAG AATTCTGTTTATCATGTGGAACCCTGCACATCCACACCTTCCACCCACTGTTTGAAGGGAGTCTCTGCCAGAAGTGTAAG GATAACTTTATTGAGACTTTGTACAGATACGACAAAGATGGCTACCAGTCCTACTGCACTGTTTGTTGTGCTGGCCAAGAGGTCATTCTGTGTGGCAATGCCAGCTGTTGCAG gtgtttCTGTAAGGACTGCCTGAACTTTTTGGTTGGCGATGGAACCTTTAACCAACTGAAGGACGTGGACCCGTGGAGCTGCTTCATGTGCTTACCATCCCAGTGCAACGGATCACTCAAGCTACGGCCTGACTGGAGCGTGCGTGTTCAACAGTTCTTCGTCAACAACAGTGCCCTCAAATTTGAACCCCACAGgatatatccctccatccctacacATCAACGCAGACCCATCCGGGTATTGTCTCTCTTTGATGGGATTGCCACAG GTTACCTGGTGCTCAAAGACCTGGGCTTCATCATAAAACGCTACATTGCCTCTGAGATCTGCGGGGACTCAATTGCTGTGGGTATGATCAAACACCAGGGCCAGATAGAGCATATCAACGACGTACGCACCATCACCAGGAAACAT CTGGCTGAATGGGGTCCTTTTGACCTCCTGATTGGAGGAAGCCCCTACAATGATCTGGCCTGCGTCAACCCTGCTCGGAAGGGCTTATTTG AGGGCACAGGTAGGCTGTTCTTTGAATATTACAGGATGCTGACCATGATGAGGCCAAGGGAAGATGATGATCGGCCATTCTTCTGGCTCTTTGAAAATGTGGTGGCCATGAGCGGTCATGACAAGGCTGACATCTGTCGCTTCCTTGAg TGCAATCCCATCCTGATCGATGCAGTAAAAGTGAGCCCAGCTCACAGAGCTCGCTACTTCTGGGGAAACCTCCCGGGCATGAACAg ACCTCTAGCTACCTCTCTGGATGACAAGGTGAACCTGCAGGACTGTCCGGAGCTTGGACGCACGGCCAAG TATAACAAAGTTCGTACCATCACCACCAAGTCCAACTCCATCAGACAGGGGAAGATGGGACCCCTACCCGTCGATTTTAATGGCAAGGAGGACTCCCTTTGGTGCACAGAGATGGAGAA GATCTTTGGCTTTCCCAAGCATTACACTGATGTCAACAATATGGGTCAGAGCCAGCGGCAAAAAGTACTGGGCCGATCATGGAGTGTACCAGTTATCAGGCACCTCTTCGCTCCACTCAAGGACTACTTTGCCTGTGAGTAG
- the LOC118360815 gene encoding microtubule-associated protein RP/EB family member 1-like isoform X1 encodes MAVNVYSTSVTGDNLSRHDMLSWINESVQMNYSKIEQLCSGAAYCQFMDMLFPGCIPLKKVKFQAKLETEFLHNFKLLQTSFKKIGVDKIIPVDKLIKGKFQDNFEFVQWFKKLFDANYDGKEYDPVSARQGQDTAPTPNPGQVAPKPRKPSTVQPHSSPPVIKPAARVAPMRSTTTVTKPPPKSAGSALRRPGAAGDVEREELSQEVSSLKATVQDMEKERDFYFGKLRSIEVICQEVDGEADTTMQKIMDVLYATDEGFVIPDSDAEGEEPEEF; translated from the exons ATGGCTGTGAACGTTTACTCTACATCTGTGACCGGCGACAACCTTAGTCGCCATGATATGCTTTCTTGGATCAACGAGTCTGTACAGATGAACTACTCCAAGATTGAGCAGTTGTGCTCAG GTGCTGCTTACTGTCAGTTCATGGACATGCTTTTCCCTGGATGCATACCATTGAAGAAGGTTAAATTCCAGGCCAAACTAGAGACTGAGTTCCTCCACAACTTCAAACTTCTACAGACCAGTTTTAAGAAGATTGGGGTTGACAAG ATCATTCCTGTTGATAAATTGATAAAAGGCAAGTTCCAGGACAACTTTGAGTTTGTGCAGTGGTTCAAGAAATTATTTGATGCCAACTATGATGGGAAGGAGTATGACCCAGTCAGTGCTCGCCAAGGCCAGGACACTGCTCCTACTCCCAACCCAGGACAGGTCGCACCCAAGCCCAGGAAGCCCAGCACTG TACAGCCCCACAGCTCCCCACCTGTTATCAAACCAGCTGCAAGAGTCG CTCCCATGAGGTCTACAACAACAGTGACCAAACCCCCGCCCAAGTCAGCAGGGAGTGCCTTGCGTAGGCCCGGAGCAGCAGGGGATGTGGAGAGGGAGGAGCTATCCCAAGAG GTCAGTTCCCTGAAAGCCACTGTCCAggacatggagaaagagagagacttttATTTTGGAAAGCTGAGGTCCATTGAGGTCATCTGCCAAGAAGTGGATGGAGAGGCAGATACAACTATGCAGAAGATTATGGATGTTCTATATGCCACTGAT GAGGGGTTTGTTATTCCTGATTCCGATGCTGAAGGAGAAGAACCAGAAGAGTTCTGA